From the Ostrinia nubilalis chromosome 8, ilOstNubi1.1, whole genome shotgun sequence genome, one window contains:
- the LOC135073723 gene encoding ubiquitin thioesterase OTU1, which yields MTAVAFKVKSKNGQQVIKDLTSDSTVGELKTFLSSISDVSFERICVLCGYPPKPLDISDNNKKISEIGLKTGETLIVEEKAGVAPPQAEKSPVKIEKKPVENGVGSHETIESCRPGILMKKVVPSDNSCLFTSIGFVLNGNVDTTVHTLMRQIIAMEVASDLDTYNEAMLGKPNAEYCAWIQQPSSWGGAIEVAILSRFYGLEMAVVDTLNAIINRFGEDKNYGQRVFLLFDGVHYDPLYLEQSDGGIKTVFPAEDMDVYHEAEQLAHEAKSSRQFTDLNKFTLKCMICDKFLTGQVEAQKHAKETMHTSFGEV from the exons ATGACAGCAGTAGCGTTCAAAGTGAAAAGCAAGAATGGTCAACAAGTTATAAAAGATTTGACCTCTGATAGTACTGTTGGTGAACTAAAAACGTTTCTGTCTAGCATTTCGGATGTTAGCTTCGAGAGGATTTGTGTGTTGTGTGGCTATCCACCGAAACCCCTGGATATCAGTGacaataataagaaaataagTGAAATAGGTCTGAAAACTGGCGAAACCCTAATAGTTGAGGAGAAGGCTGGAGTGGCACCTCCACAGGCTGAGAAGTCTCCTGTAAAGATCGAGAAAAAACCAGTGGAGAATGGCGTAGGCTCTCATGAGACTATTGAGTCATGTAGACCTGGCATTTTGATGAAGAAAGTTGTCCCTTCAGACAACTCATGTCTTTTTACAAGTATAG GTTTTGTATTAAATGGCAATGTAGATACAACGGTACACACACTCATGCGACAGATCATTGCGATGGAGGTGGCCAGCGACTTAGACACATACAACGAAGCGATGCTTGGGAAGCCAAACGCCGAGTACTGCGCCTGGATTCAACAGCCGAGCTCATGGGGAGGAGCTATTGAG GTAGCAATCCTATCACGTTTCTACGGACTGGAAATGGCTGTGGTGGATACTTTAAATGCAATAATAAATAGATTCGGTGAAGATAAAAACTATGGACAAAGAGTATTTCTACTCTTCGATGGAGTTCACTACGATCCTTTATATTTAGAACAATCTGAT ggaGGAATCAAAACAGTTTTTCCTGCTGAAGATATGGATGTTTACCATGAAGCTGAACAACTAGCCCATGAAGCGAAATCATCTAGACAATTCACCGATTTAAACAAGTTTACTCTAAAGTGTATGATCTGTGACAAGTTCTTGACTGGACAAGTTGAAGCCCAAAAGCACGCTAAAGAAACCATGCATACATCTTTCGGAGAAGTCTAG